One genomic segment of Pedobacter endophyticus includes these proteins:
- a CDS encoding LysE family translocator yields MFEAILLGIGAGIISSFLTGPVFFAMIKTSIERGFMAGFSLAIGVIISDVILIAIVLFGSQFLEYQSSFDKYVGTIGGGFLLAVGIYYLVSKIKVNYNNATLPKVSKRSYVLKGFLMCILTPSTLMFWIIVSGIISVKLNNMLNEKLVCFFIAMATQLSIDGAKSYYSSRLRYKIKEDALKTLNKIAGIVIIFFAFWLIYKTYVQFYA; encoded by the coding sequence ATGTTTGAAGCCATATTATTAGGTATTGGGGCAGGGATTATATCGTCGTTTTTAACAGGTCCAGTATTTTTTGCAATGATTAAAACCAGTATAGAAAGAGGCTTCATGGCCGGATTTTCATTGGCTATTGGTGTTATAATTAGTGATGTTATTTTGATTGCCATTGTACTGTTTGGCAGTCAGTTCTTAGAATATCAATCAAGCTTTGATAAATATGTTGGAACAATTGGTGGCGGCTTTCTGCTGGCCGTGGGCATATATTATCTGGTATCGAAAATTAAGGTAAATTATAACAATGCCACTTTGCCAAAGGTGAGCAAGCGTAGTTATGTGCTTAAAGGATTTTTAATGTGCATCCTTACCCCTTCTACATTAATGTTCTGGATTATTGTGAGTGGCATTATCTCTGTAAAGCTGAATAACATGCTCAATGAAAAACTGGTTTGCTTCTTTATTGCGATGGCTACCCAATTAAGCATAGACGGTGCGAAGAGTTATTATTCCAGCCGACTTCGTTATAAGATCAAAGAAGATGCGCTTAAAACCTTAAATAAGATTGCCGGTATTGTAATCATATTTTTTGCTTTCTGGCTGATCTATAAAACATACGTACAGTTTTATGCGTAA
- a CDS encoding MFS transporter has protein sequence MSSEQTQTKWGQFIPLVTVFFFWGFVAASNDILIPVFKKAFDLSQAESQLVSLAFYIAYTVGALIYNAISVLMKQDIVNKLGYKNSLALGLVISALGTLLFYPAANLHSFPLMLSGLFIVALGFSLQQTVANPLAIALGPITTGSQRLTLAGGINNFGTTIGPLIVSFAIFGSAATASTDISIESVKIPYLILGVAFIAVALFLKLSSLPDRPALVEAVAEDTKSIKGSALKYPQLVLGMIAIFVYVGVEVSTASNLPAYMEKDLGFEIKDIAPYISLYWASMMIGRWTGAVEAFTDNVSTQKVLRFIAPYLAFAIFLGVNAIAKHDLAPFYVYGLIILVLIAADMASKGNPARMLLIFSAIGITALLIGMFTTGMVSVYAITSVGLFCSTLWPCIFTLAVSGLGKHTSQGSSFLIMMIMGGGIISWAQGAVSEFTGIQYSYVVGIICFSYLAFYAWRVSGILRSQGISFDKKLSGGH, from the coding sequence ATGAGTTCAGAACAAACGCAAACCAAGTGGGGCCAATTCATTCCCCTCGTTACGGTATTCTTTTTTTGGGGCTTCGTAGCCGCGAGTAATGATATCTTGATTCCTGTATTTAAAAAGGCTTTCGATTTATCCCAGGCAGAAAGTCAATTGGTTTCTCTAGCATTTTACATTGCTTATACCGTTGGGGCGTTAATTTACAACGCAATTTCTGTTTTAATGAAACAAGATATTGTCAACAAGCTAGGCTATAAAAATTCGTTGGCACTGGGTTTGGTGATTTCAGCGTTAGGTACACTATTGTTTTATCCAGCGGCAAATCTTCACTCGTTTCCTTTAATGCTTTCCGGCTTGTTTATCGTGGCGCTCGGCTTTTCGTTACAGCAAACTGTTGCAAATCCATTAGCTATTGCCTTGGGGCCAATTACAACAGGTTCGCAACGTTTAACACTTGCTGGCGGTATTAACAACTTCGGAACCACGATAGGACCACTTATTGTAAGCTTCGCTATTTTTGGTTCGGCTGCAACGGCTTCTACCGATATCAGCATTGAGAGTGTTAAAATTCCGTATTTAATTTTAGGTGTTGCCTTTATTGCCGTAGCCCTTTTCTTAAAATTATCTTCATTGCCTGATAGACCAGCATTGGTTGAAGCGGTTGCTGAAGATACTAAATCGATTAAGGGATCTGCACTCAAATATCCTCAGTTGGTGCTGGGTATGATTGCGATCTTTGTTTATGTGGGTGTAGAAGTTTCTACCGCGAGCAACTTGCCTGCTTACATGGAAAAAGATCTGGGATTTGAAATCAAGGATATCGCACCTTACATTTCATTGTATTGGGCCAGCATGATGATTGGACGTTGGACCGGTGCCGTTGAGGCGTTTACTGATAACGTAAGTACGCAAAAGGTTTTAAGGTTTATTGCCCCTTACCTGGCTTTCGCCATCTTCTTGGGCGTTAACGCAATTGCAAAACACGATCTTGCTCCCTTTTATGTATATGGTTTAATTATTCTGGTATTAATTGCTGCGGATATGGCCAGTAAAGGAAACCCGGCCAGAATGTTATTGATTTTTTCGGCAATTGGTATTACAGCATTGTTAATCGGAATGTTTACAACAGGCATGGTGAGTGTTTATGCCATTACCAGCGTTGGTTTATTCTGTAGCACCTTATGGCCATGTATTTTTACCTTGGCGGTAAGTGGTTTAGGCAAGCACACCAGTCAGGGAAGTAGCTTCCTGATCATGATGATTATGGGCGGCGGTATCATTAGCTGGGCCCAGGGAGCAGTATCTGAATTTACCGGTATCCAGTACAGTTATGTTGTTGGTATTATCTGCTTTTCGTACCTGGCATTTTACGCCTGGAGAGTTAGCGGTATACTGCGCTCGCAAGGAATTAGTTTCGATAAGAAACTTTCTGGCGGACATTAA
- a CDS encoding deoxycytidylate deaminase, translating to MTDKPSFDTIFMNLATDLAARSHCVRAHVGAVLTKDTRIISIGYNGPPAGTHNCDEEWPTEGCARDSKGSCSLALHAEENAILYASKNGSKIEGCTLYTTLSPCIACARLILSSGIKLVYYSKSYAAYKGLPSDEGVDFLRKFGVDVQLLES from the coding sequence ATGACTGACAAACCGAGTTTCGACACCATTTTCATGAATCTTGCTACCGATTTGGCCGCCCGTTCGCATTGTGTGCGTGCCCATGTTGGTGCAGTTTTAACTAAAGATACCCGAATCATTTCAATCGGCTACAATGGTCCCCCAGCAGGAACGCATAACTGTGACGAGGAATGGCCAACGGAAGGTTGCGCCAGAGATAGTAAGGGAAGCTGCTCATTAGCCTTACATGCAGAAGAAAATGCAATCCTGTATGCCTCTAAAAACGGTTCGAAAATAGAAGGCTGCACACTTTACACCACGCTATCGCCTTGCATTGCATGCGCCAGACTGATTCTGTCGTCTGGAATTAAGTTGGTTTATTATTCAAAATCCTACGCCGCTTACAAGGGCTTACCAAGCGATGAAGGCGTTGACTTTTTAAGGAAGTTTGGGGTCGATGTACAGTTGTTGGAGAGTTAA
- a CDS encoding type II toxin-antitoxin system Phd/YefM family antitoxin has translation MKTMSVGEFKSHLAEAIEEVKAGGEIAVTYGKKKEIIGYFVPTLENAPKIEKTVGKRKLGPLNGKAQVIFADDFKMTTEEFLGL, from the coding sequence ATGAAAACAATGTCAGTTGGAGAGTTTAAGAGTCATCTCGCTGAAGCAATTGAGGAAGTGAAAGCGGGCGGTGAGATTGCAGTAACTTACGGCAAAAAAAAGGAAATTATAGGTTACTTTGTTCCTACATTAGAAAATGCTCCTAAAATAGAAAAAACGGTGGGTAAGCGTAAATTGGGGCCATTAAACGGTAAGGCGCAAGTAATCTTTGCTGACGATTTCAAAATGACCACCGAGGAGTTTTTGGGTTTATGA
- the guaA gene encoding glutamine-hydrolyzing GMP synthase: protein MLEKIIIVDFGSQFTQLIARRVRELNIYCEIYPFNNLPEITPDVKGVIFSGSPFSVRQEDAPQIDLSKFHLKYPLLAVCYGAQYIAQHSGGSVQPSSSREYGRANLNFVNQENKLFKGINIGSQVWMSHGDTITEVADDFELIASTDSVKVAAYHIKNSDTYAIQFHPEVTHSIDGKVLLENFLVDICGCSQDWTSSAFVETTIADLKATLGNDKVVLALSGGVDSSVAAVLLHKAIGTNLHCIFVDNGLLRKNEFESVLEQYKDFGLNIKGVDAKDKFLSQLAGVEDPEQKRKIIGRVFIEVFDEESHQIQDVKWLAQGTIYPDIIESVSVKGPSATIKSHHNVGGLPDFMKLKVVEPLKTLFKDEVRRVGTSLGLESFILGRHPFPGPGLGIRIIGEVTAEKVAILQDADKIYIDNLKEAGLYDQVWQAGAIFLPVQSVGVMGDERTYENVIALRAVESLDGMTADWCHLPYPVLAKISNEIINKVKGINRVVYDISSKPPATIEWE from the coding sequence ATGCTAGAAAAAATCATTATCGTCGATTTTGGTTCGCAATTCACACAACTCATCGCCCGCAGAGTTCGCGAACTAAATATTTACTGCGAAATATACCCTTTTAACAATCTTCCCGAGATAACACCTGACGTAAAAGGCGTTATATTTTCAGGTAGCCCGTTTTCCGTTCGTCAGGAAGATGCACCACAAATCGATTTATCAAAGTTTCATTTAAAATATCCTTTGCTCGCTGTTTGTTATGGCGCACAGTACATCGCACAACATTCTGGCGGTTCTGTTCAGCCTTCATCCTCCAGAGAATACGGTCGTGCAAACCTCAATTTTGTTAATCAGGAAAATAAGCTGTTTAAAGGAATCAATATCGGTTCGCAGGTTTGGATGAGCCACGGTGATACGATTACTGAGGTTGCCGATGATTTCGAATTAATTGCAAGTACAGACAGCGTGAAAGTAGCTGCCTATCACATAAAAAATTCTGATACTTACGCCATTCAGTTTCACCCGGAAGTTACCCACAGCATCGATGGAAAAGTTCTTTTAGAAAACTTTTTGGTAGATATTTGTGGCTGTAGCCAAGACTGGACTTCTTCGGCATTCGTGGAGACAACAATTGCTGATTTAAAGGCGACTTTGGGAAATGATAAGGTCGTTTTAGCGCTTTCTGGTGGTGTTGATAGCAGTGTTGCCGCGGTTTTGTTGCACAAGGCAATTGGTACAAACCTGCACTGTATATTTGTTGATAACGGATTACTGCGCAAAAATGAGTTTGAAAGCGTTTTGGAACAGTACAAAGATTTTGGGCTGAACATTAAGGGCGTAGATGCAAAAGACAAGTTTTTGAGTCAATTGGCAGGTGTTGAAGATCCGGAACAAAAGCGCAAAATAATTGGCCGCGTATTTATTGAGGTGTTCGACGAAGAATCGCATCAGATACAGGACGTAAAATGGCTGGCACAAGGAACAATTTATCCTGATATCATCGAATCCGTATCCGTTAAAGGTCCGTCGGCAACTATAAAATCGCACCACAATGTTGGCGGTTTGCCCGATTTTATGAAGCTAAAAGTGGTAGAGCCGTTAAAAACCTTGTTTAAAGATGAGGTAAGACGAGTTGGAACAAGCCTGGGTTTAGAATCATTTATATTGGGTCGTCACCCTTTCCCGGGGCCAGGGCTCGGCATTCGGATCATTGGCGAGGTAACAGCCGAAAAAGTTGCGATATTACAAGATGCCGATAAAATTTATATCGATAACTTAAAAGAAGCAGGGCTTTACGATCAGGTTTGGCAAGCCGGAGCCATCTTTTTGCCGGTGCAATCGGTTGGCGTAATGGGCGATGAACGTACTTACGAAAATGTAATTGCGCTAAGGGCCGTAGAATCACTCGATGGAATGACTGCCGATTGGTGCCATTTGCCTTACCCGGTTTTAGCAAAAATATCAAACGAAATCATCAATAAAGTTAAAGGTATAAACAGGGTTGTTTACGATATCAGCTCTAAACCACCGGCAACTATTGAATGGGAATAA
- a CDS encoding ABC transporter substrate-binding protein: MNLKSSYLLLVSFALVLAACSPKTQATKSRTERTERAPKKGKPSKNDRQTDSEEVVNKPVKKFTQAGISLLVPFKLDGLNLKAATKSDIEKYAMPIDFYQGFKLGLDSAAALGLNFQLNVFDTQDDNAHISLLYKNERFKRSNLIIGPVFPEGLKYIASYSKENNVPVVSPLAASTPSEFNNPNLISIVNNIDLHGEKIAKYIAKNYNAANTIVVIINPRKTEDEAFANPIRTYLRTKTKFIVQEYASAYTFETKMIKGKRYAVVIASSDRAFVLPSIEKLYKLKNLPSGGYNINLFGHPNWVKQNYPTEKMQALNTIISSSYKIDYKNAGTVAFIKKYRYHYGFEPGEYAFKGFDIGFYFGRLLDRHGEQYLDHITEEQYKGLHNSFSFIHDEKLGYINTSLMLLEYKDFALNVVD; the protein is encoded by the coding sequence ATGAATTTGAAAAGTAGTTATTTGTTGTTGGTTTCATTTGCTTTGGTTTTGGCTGCTTGTTCGCCTAAAACGCAGGCTACAAAGTCGCGAACAGAGAGAACTGAGCGAGCGCCCAAGAAAGGGAAACCCTCGAAAAACGACAGGCAGACCGACAGCGAAGAGGTAGTGAATAAGCCCGTTAAAAAGTTTACCCAGGCCGGCATATCATTACTTGTTCCTTTCAAGCTAGACGGGCTTAACCTGAAAGCAGCTACAAAATCGGATATCGAAAAGTATGCAATGCCAATTGATTTTTACCAGGGATTTAAGCTCGGACTCGATTCAGCTGCCGCATTGGGATTGAACTTTCAATTAAATGTTTTCGATACGCAGGATGATAATGCACACATTTCGTTGTTGTATAAAAACGAACGCTTTAAGCGCAGTAATCTCATTATTGGCCCGGTATTTCCTGAAGGATTAAAGTATATTGCTTCTTATTCCAAAGAAAATAATGTTCCCGTTGTTTCGCCGTTAGCGGCCTCAACCCCGTCAGAATTTAACAATCCGAACTTAATCTCTATTGTTAATAATATCGATTTGCATGGCGAAAAAATAGCGAAGTACATTGCTAAAAATTATAACGCCGCCAACACCATCGTGGTGATTATTAACCCCAGGAAAACTGAGGACGAAGCTTTTGCAAACCCAATCAGAACTTACCTGCGGACCAAAACGAAATTTATCGTTCAAGAATATGCATCTGCATATACATTCGAAACGAAGATGATCAAGGGTAAACGGTATGCTGTGGTGATCGCCTCATCCGATCGGGCGTTTGTTTTGCCAAGCATAGAAAAGCTGTACAAGCTGAAAAACCTGCCGAGCGGCGGTTATAACATTAACCTTTTTGGCCACCCAAATTGGGTAAAACAGAACTATCCCACCGAAAAAATGCAGGCGCTAAATACCATCATCAGTTCCTCCTATAAAATTGATTACAAAAATGCCGGTACCGTTGCCTTCATAAAAAAGTACCGCTACCACTATGGTTTCGAGCCCGGAGAATATGCCTTTAAAGGATTCGATATCGGTTTTTATTTTGGGCGGTTACTCGATAGGCATGGCGAACAGTATTTGGATCACATTACCGAAGAACAATATAAAGGTCTGCATAATTCTTTTTCGTTCATTCATGATGAAAAATTAGGCTATATTAACACCAGTTTAATGCTGTTGGAATATAAAGACTTTGCACTTAATGTGGTAGACTAA
- a CDS encoding RsmB/NOP family class I SAM-dependent RNA methyltransferase codes for MRADHQLRAFQQILSAYDGTLPLHRFLPAYFKQNKQMGSSDRRWATRHIYSYFRLGKALSHLGAEERLSVGDFLCQNTLSLVVERCFPDLVDHIHADLSEKLMLISQKFPEFNLEDVFTFHSALSESVNKATFLASFFKQPDLFIRVNTTNTIAVTERLKSAEVNFKQLSDTAFALPNGTKLENILTEGAYQVQDLSSQFTGSYFKPAKWEKWWDCCAASGGKTLLLHSFEPVLELLVTDLRESVLLNLDERFRLAGINKYHKKELDLLKNNDQILHHYQFDGIILDAPCTGSGTWGRTPEMLTFFEERKIAQFATIQKTIAQNVVKYLKPGKPLIYVTCSAFAAENEDVVNHLLEVLPLELEKMEVIKGYENNADTMFVARLIKKG; via the coding sequence ATGAGAGCAGATCATCAGCTTCGGGCTTTCCAACAAATATTAAGTGCCTACGATGGCACCTTACCGCTGCACCGCTTTTTGCCTGCCTATTTTAAGCAAAACAAGCAAATGGGATCATCCGATAGGCGATGGGCTACGCGGCATATTTACAGCTATTTCAGGCTTGGCAAGGCCTTGTCTCATTTAGGGGCCGAAGAACGGTTGAGCGTAGGCGATTTTCTGTGCCAAAACACGCTGAGTTTAGTGGTTGAACGCTGTTTTCCTGATCTGGTTGACCATATCCACGCAGATTTGAGTGAAAAATTAATGCTCATCTCACAAAAGTTCCCTGAATTTAATCTCGAAGATGTTTTCACGTTTCATAGTGCGCTTTCTGAAAGTGTAAATAAGGCCACATTTTTAGCTTCATTTTTTAAGCAACCCGATCTTTTTATCAGGGTAAACACAACGAATACAATAGCCGTTACCGAGCGACTGAAAAGTGCAGAGGTTAATTTCAAGCAGCTTTCTGATACTGCATTCGCTTTACCTAATGGAACGAAATTAGAAAACATTTTAACCGAAGGCGCTTATCAGGTTCAAGATTTATCGTCGCAATTTACAGGATCGTATTTTAAACCGGCTAAATGGGAAAAATGGTGGGATTGCTGTGCCGCATCGGGCGGAAAAACATTGCTTTTGCATAGTTTTGAGCCAGTTTTGGAATTGCTGGTAACTGACCTGAGGGAATCGGTGCTGCTCAATCTCGATGAACGTTTTCGTTTGGCAGGAATAAACAAATATCACAAAAAGGAACTCGATTTGCTGAAAAACAATGATCAGATTCTTCATCATTATCAATTTGACGGCATCATTCTCGACGCACCTTGCACCGGTTCGGGAACATGGGGCAGGACGCCCGAAATGTTAACCTTTTTTGAGGAGCGAAAGATTGCTCAGTTTGCCACCATTCAAAAAACAATTGCACAAAACGTGGTAAAGTATTTAAAACCCGGAAAGCCCTTAATTTATGTTACTTGCTCGGCCTTTGCTGCCGAAAACGAAGATGTTGTAAACCATTTGCTTGAGGTGCTGCCGCTGGAGTTAGAAAAAATGGAGGTAATAAAAGGTTACGAAAATAACGCCGATACCATGTTTGTAGCAAGATTGATCAAGAAAGGCTAG
- a CDS encoding MarC family protein: MKFDFNQILTTTMVIFAIIDILGSIPVVIELRRKAGHIESEKASIVATALMILFLFLGESLLKIIGLDVESFAIAGSFVIFFIAMEMVLGLTIFKEEAPETVSIVPLAFPLIAGAGTMTTLLSLKTEYQTQNILVGIVLNMLFVYFVLKNTERLEKLFGKTGLNILRKAFGVILLAIAIKLFRNNTGL; the protein is encoded by the coding sequence ATGAAGTTCGACTTTAACCAAATATTGACTACCACAATGGTTATTTTTGCCATCATTGATATATTGGGGTCCATTCCGGTTGTTATTGAATTGAGAAGAAAAGCTGGCCACATCGAATCAGAAAAAGCTTCTATTGTAGCAACAGCATTAATGATCTTGTTTTTATTTCTGGGAGAATCATTGCTTAAGATTATCGGGCTGGATGTAGAATCGTTTGCCATTGCGGGTTCGTTTGTAATCTTCTTTATTGCCATGGAAATGGTGCTTGGGCTCACTATTTTTAAAGAAGAAGCACCTGAAACGGTTTCTATTGTGCCTCTGGCCTTTCCGCTAATTGCTGGCGCAGGAACGATGACTACCCTCCTTTCGTTAAAAACCGAATATCAAACGCAAAATATCCTCGTTGGAATAGTTTTGAACATGCTATTTGTGTACTTCGTATTAAAAAACACGGAACGCTTAGAAAAACTGTTCGGAAAAACAGGGTTAAATATACTTCGTAAAGCATTTGGCGTGATTTTATTGGCTATTGCCATAAAGCTGTTCAGAAATAATACCGGATTGTAA
- a CDS encoding porin: protein MDSTTVNHLLIISKKYGSLSFSGYLQPQFQAAQSNGTQAEYQGGNFGESTNNRFRLRRGRLRADYMLLTDDGSPSTYFVLQFDGTEQGVAIRDFWGRYYENKWKLMYVTIGLSGRPFGNELQLSSSVREAPERGRMSQILMKSERDLGATFSFNPRWKDATLKNFVLDIGVYNGQGLAGPSEFDNSKDVIARLSHKPYTFKKLGLSVAGGISTLQGGLNHRLPVSYKMANVNQNWTMVKDSSASNINKVAPRRYYGADIQLATATKSWKSELRAEVISGLQTGTSTTSTTPGSYPTDNKSVALPYYTRNFNGAYFTFVQTLNNTNNQLILKYDWYDPNSKVKGMDITSAKGLSGADVRFDTFGFGFLHHFNPHFKAVLYYDVIANERTQLPGYTTDRKDNVFTLRTQFYF, encoded by the coding sequence ATGGATTCGACCACAGTAAACCATTTGTTGATTATTTCAAAAAAATATGGGTCGTTATCCTTCAGTGGTTATTTGCAGCCACAGTTTCAGGCCGCCCAATCGAACGGAACGCAAGCCGAATATCAGGGAGGTAACTTCGGGGAATCGACCAATAATCGCTTCAGGCTCCGCAGGGGGCGTTTAAGAGCAGATTACATGCTTTTAACCGATGACGGCAGTCCATCGACCTATTTTGTATTGCAGTTTGATGGTACTGAACAAGGCGTAGCCATTCGCGATTTTTGGGGCAGGTACTACGAAAACAAATGGAAGTTGATGTATGTGACCATTGGCCTTTCTGGTCGCCCTTTTGGCAACGAGCTGCAGCTATCTTCATCCGTACGCGAAGCGCCAGAACGTGGCAGAATGTCGCAGATATTAATGAAATCAGAGCGTGATCTTGGCGCAACGTTCTCGTTTAATCCGCGCTGGAAAGATGCCACGCTTAAAAACTTTGTGCTCGACATTGGAGTGTACAATGGCCAGGGCCTGGCAGGTCCATCCGAATTTGACAACAGTAAAGATGTTATTGCAAGGCTTAGCCACAAGCCTTATACGTTTAAAAAGCTCGGCCTTTCGGTTGCGGGCGGAATTAGTACGTTACAAGGAGGATTAAACCATCGTTTGCCGGTAAGCTATAAAATGGCTAACGTAAATCAGAACTGGACAATGGTTAAAGATTCGTCAGCCAGCAATATCAATAAGGTTGCCCCGCGACGATATTACGGAGCGGATATCCAGTTGGCTACGGCTACTAAAAGTTGGAAATCAGAACTAAGGGCTGAGGTGATTTCTGGCCTGCAAACGGGTACCTCAACTACCTCGACAACGCCCGGCTCTTATCCAACCGATAACAAATCAGTCGCTTTACCCTATTACACCAGGAATTTTAACGGCGCTTATTTCACCTTTGTGCAAACTTTGAATAACACTAACAATCAGCTTATTTTAAAGTACGATTGGTACGATCCAAATTCGAAAGTTAAAGGTATGGATATCACTTCTGCCAAAGGATTATCGGGAGCTGATGTTCGGTTCGACACGTTCGGCTTTGGATTTTTACACCATTTTAACCCCCATTTTAAAGCTGTGCTATATTACGATGTAATTGCCAATGAGCGTACCCAGCTACCAGGCTACACCACTGATAGAAAGGATAATGTTTTTACCTTGCGTACGCAATTTTACTTTTAA
- a CDS encoding amino acid permease, with protein sequence MNLKKPIDVLIAESAESGEGTLKRTLSSTSLVALGIGAIIGAGLFSLTGIAAADHAGPAVTLSFVLAAVGCAFAGLCYAEFASMIPVAGSAYTYSYATMGEFMAWVIGWDLVLEYALGAATVGVSWSGYFNKLLHEFNLEMPLYLTKSFAEVDGGGINLPAVVIVSLLSLMLIRGTKESASLNNVLVIVKVAVVIIFITLGWKFINPANHTPYIPENTGVKGEFGISGIAAGAALVFFAFIGFDAVSTAAQEAKNPQKGMPIGILGSLVVCTILYVLFAHVMTGLVPYTIFKGDASPAATAFKVTGYSWLQMGLIIAILAGYTSVILVMLMGQSRVFYTMSKDGLLPRFFSTIHSKFRTPFKTNIFFMCFVSIFAGFVPVTDLGHMVSIGTLFAFSLVCIGVMLLRKTDPDRPRPFKTPLVPFVPIMGVIVCVYLMSSLPIEAWIRLAIWMALGVAIYFFYGKKNSVLGNTGKVVEPVDPPRPEL encoded by the coding sequence ATGAATCTAAAAAAGCCTATTGATGTGCTTATAGCAGAATCTGCTGAAAGTGGCGAGGGGACGCTCAAACGGACGTTGAGCAGTACGAGCCTTGTGGCTCTGGGTATTGGAGCTATTATTGGTGCGGGTTTATTCTCTTTAACTGGTATTGCTGCCGCTGATCATGCTGGACCTGCCGTAACCTTATCATTTGTACTGGCTGCAGTTGGCTGTGCTTTTGCAGGCTTATGTTATGCCGAGTTTGCCTCCATGATTCCTGTTGCAGGAAGTGCCTACACCTACTCTTACGCTACAATGGGCGAGTTTATGGCTTGGGTAATTGGATGGGATTTGGTACTGGAATACGCATTGGGCGCCGCAACAGTGGGCGTTTCGTGGTCGGGTTATTTTAATAAACTTTTACACGAATTTAACCTCGAAATGCCGCTCTATCTCACCAAATCGTTTGCAGAGGTTGATGGCGGTGGTATAAACCTTCCGGCAGTGGTAATCGTTTCGTTGCTTTCTTTAATGCTGATTCGTGGTACAAAAGAATCGGCCAGTTTAAACAACGTTTTGGTAATTGTAAAAGTTGCCGTAGTAATCATATTCATCACACTTGGATGGAAGTTTATCAACCCAGCTAACCATACGCCTTACATTCCAGAAAATACTGGTGTAAAAGGCGAGTTCGGTATCTCGGGAATTGCCGCTGGTGCTGCATTGGTTTTCTTCGCGTTTATTGGTTTCGATGCCGTATCTACAGCAGCTCAGGAAGCTAAAAACCCGCAAAAAGGGATGCCTATCGGTATTTTGGGCTCACTTGTTGTTTGTACCATCTTGTACGTTTTATTTGCTCACGTGATGACGGGTTTAGTGCCTTACACCATATTTAAAGGTGATGCCTCTCCTGCTGCTACAGCATTTAAGGTTACTGGTTACAGTTGGTTGCAAATGGGTTTGATTATCGCCATCTTAGCAGGTTACACTTCGGTTATTCTGGTGATGTTAATGGGACAATCACGTGTGTTCTACACCATGTCGAAAGACGGTTTGTTGCCACGATTCTTCAGTACAATCCACTCGAAATTCAGAACTCCATTTAAAACAAATATCTTCTTTATGTGCTTTGTAAGCATATTTGCAGGTTTTGTTCCGGTAACAGATTTAGGGCACATGGTATCAATAGGTACATTATTTGCCTTTTCTCTGGTTTGCATAGGGGTAATGTTGTTACGTAAAACTGATCCAGACAGGCCTCGTCCGTTTAAAACGCCATTAGTTCCATTCGTTCCGATTATGGGCGTAATTGTTTGTGTTTATCTGATGTCGTCATTGCCAATAGAAGCATGGATCAGATTAGCGATTTGGATGGCTTTAGGCGTTGCAATTTATTTCTTCTACGGTAAAAAGAATTCGGTATTAGGAAACACTGGCAAAGTGGTTGAACCAGTTGATCCACCAAGACCAGAATTATAA
- a CDS encoding PIN domain-containing protein: MKKQRIYLDTSVFGGYFDEEFEEFTKPLFERIERGEFKILLSAVLQRELEPAPEKILNLIYRLKSEYTELLREDNEAVELATEYITEKVVGLTSFADCMHIALATINRADLLISWNFKHIVNIERIRGYNYINIKNGYKELDIRSPRELMHYGNEN, translated from the coding sequence ATGAAGAAACAGCGGATATATTTGGATACATCGGTTTTTGGCGGCTATTTTGATGAAGAGTTTGAAGAGTTTACAAAGCCTCTTTTTGAGCGCATTGAAAGAGGTGAATTTAAAATACTTCTTTCTGCCGTTTTACAAAGAGAGCTTGAGCCAGCACCCGAAAAGATATTGAATTTGATTTATAGGCTGAAAAGTGAGTATACCGAGTTGCTTAGGGAGGACAACGAAGCGGTGGAATTGGCAACAGAATATATAACCGAAAAGGTGGTTGGACTGACAAGCTTTGCTGACTGTATGCATATTGCACTTGCCACAATCAACCGAGCCGATTTGCTTATTAGCTGGAATTTTAAACACATTGTAAATATTGAACGTATACGTGGCTATAATTACATCAACATAAAAAATGGGTACAAAGAATTGGATATTCGCTCACCACGAGAATTAATGCACTATGGAAACGAAAACTGA